The Pseudomonas sp. MM223 genome segment AATGTCTACGCCACTGACAGCACCGGTTACAGTATTAGACGCTGACTCCAATTCTAAGCCGTCCAGGGTGTATTTAGCATTCTGCGGCTTGGCGATAGTGGTCACACTCGACGCCATACTGGCAGTACCGCCCAAGGTGAGCTCGGTCCCCTCCCCCATTTTCGTAGACGAGAAAATCAATCGCGAACCACCTGCGTCGGTCACGATGTTCGCTGTGATACCCTTGGACTGCAGTTGCCCGTTAATCGTGTCGCGGGCTTGCTGCAAGGTGGCCCCGGCGGCGATGGTCACGCTATGCGAAGCGCTGCCTTGGTTGATGATCAGCGTCTGCGATTCACCTGAATCATTAACAACCGTTGAGGTCTTCTCGTAAACCTGCGTCGAAATCTTTGAAGCGGTCGCCAGCTGCTTGATTTCCAACGCATAATTGCCAGAAGACGCGCCGTCACCTAGCTTAATTTTTGCGACGCTTTCATCCGAAGAGGTAGATGCGAGACCGGTGAAGCTCGACGCCGCATTTAGCTTGGCTATGGCTGATCGGAAGGTGTCCAATGCGCTCTTGACTGTACCGATAGCCGAAAGCGAGGTAGAAGCTGTAGTCGTTTGCTTGTTGATCTGAGTCTGCTTGGGGGCTTTTTCGGCGTCAGCCAACGCGGAAACGATTTCGCCGATCTTGAGGCCAGAACCCAGCCCGGTAATAGTTGAACTCGCCATCTTCACGCTCCTTTTCCGGTGACCGTCGAAAAACCGACGAAAACGCGCCCGTACTGCCCTCTATCAAAAGTCGTGCCAACTCACACCTGCGTATTGAACAACAGGCTGTTAGCATCCTTGAGATTTTCCGCTAGTTTCAGTGCCTCTTCAGAGGGCAACTGGCGGATCACTTCCCCACTCTGACGGGCAATGACCTTGACCACCACCTGACCAGTGGAGTCATCAATTGAAAAATCGAGTTGTCGCTCTGAAGCCTTAACGAAATCCTGGATGGCATTGACGGCGCTTTCCAGATCTTGCCGGGCCGCAGACTTGGATTCTTTGCTGCCTAGCTCTTTGGCCGACTGCTCATTGGCTAGCCGCTTGCTCGATAATGAGTCGGGCGCAGCGGAGGCGGGATAGGACAGGCCTAGTTTCACGCTCATATCCATTTCTTACACCTCTTTTTCGTGAAAAGACGAAAGGGTACGTCACCGTACCCTTCGTCAAATTACTCAGCTTTTGGTATTAGCCCAGCAGTTTCAGTACCGAAGACGGCAACTGGTTGGCCTGAGACAGGATCGCGGTGGAAGCCTGTTGCAGGGTTTGCTGCTTGGTCAGTTCGGCAGTTTCAGCAGCGAAGTCAGCATCCTGCACCCGGCTGCGAGCAGCAGTGGAGTTTTCGGAGATGCTGTTCAAGTTCGAAACGGTGGAGTCAAAGCGGTTCTGCACTGCACCCAACGACGCCCGCTGGCTGTCAACCTGCTGCATAGCACCATCCAGTGCCTGAATCGCTTGCTGGGCGGACGCAGCATCCAAAATGCTCAGGCTGCTCACACTGGTTTCCTGAGTTACAGCTTTAGTCGTGGAGGCAGCAAGGCCCAAGGCAGCCAGGCCAGTGCCATTGCTACCATCTGCAATGGTAATGTCTTCATCTGCACTGAATTCAAGCGTACCAGTCTCAGCATTGACGCTAGCAGTAACACCGGTGCTGGAGCTATTGATAGCCTCAGCAATATCGGACATATCCGACCCTTTGGTGAACTTAACTTCAACGCCATTGACCGAAATCGAGGTGTCTGCAACCAGTTTCGCCTTGGTGGTCCCCGAAGTCAGGCCCAGACTATCCAAAGCACCAGCAGTCGCATTTTCCAGCTTGACATCTTTGCCATCAGCCGAAGTCAAAATCAGACGACCATCAGAGCTGGCGCTTGCAGTCACACCATTTTTCGCAGTAGTCGAAGCAGTATTGATTGCTGAAACGATAGCATCCATCGTGCTGCCCGCATTGATATCGACTTGAGTACCGTTGACCTTAATGGAAGCAGATGAGGTCAATCCGCTTGCGGTATTCTTCACCAGATCGGTACGTGCGACGAACGTGCCAGCACCAAACAAGCCGTTTACAGTAGCAGCAGTTGACGAGCGACCAACTGTAAAGTCGGTTTTAGAGCTCAGCGACAGGGTCCCAGTAGTACCATCCGCGCTTTTCTCAATCTTCGCAGTTACACCGGTATTGGCAGATTCAGCATTGATCTTACTTACAACCTGATCAAGCGTGTCGGAACCTTTCACAGCGATCACACTACTACCAATGACCAAGTCACCAGCTGCTGCGTTGCCTACCGGCTCAGCTTTAAGCGAAATTTTACCATCGAGTGATTTATTAGTGGTGGTATCCGAACCGTCTCCAGCATTACCGGCAGTTACACCCAACTTCGTAAGTACAGCGGCACCATCCGTACCAGTGCCAGCGACAGCTACGGAGCCACCTGTGGACGCAGCGCGAACGCTCAGCTTCCCATCTACAACCGACGCCACTACTTGGTTGGCTGCCGCGAAGGAAGAAGAAGCATCGTTGATTTTCTTCACGACCGAATCAAGAGTATCGGTCGACTCCACATTTACCTTGTTGGCTGCACCACCGAAGGTGAGCTCGCCAGCGGCGCCAATTTGTTTATCACCAACAACAAAACTTGTAGAGCCCGCAAGGCTTGCTGCAGTCGTGACCACATCCGCTTTACCGGTAACAACGGCACTCAGCTTGGAAGCACCGCCAGAAACAGAGGCCTCCGTGTAGTTACCTTTCAGATCGCTAGCGCTAATTGAACGCATGCCAAACGAAATAGTTTCATTCGCATTGGCACCAACTTGGAACGAAGTGCTGCTGAAGGTTCCATCCAGCAGATTACGACCACCGAAAGTTGTGGTATTGGCAATACGGGTTAGCTCACCCGACAGTGCAGTAAATTCCTGCTGCAGGGAAGAACGATCTTCATCGCTGTTCGAACCGTTAGCGGATTGCAGAGCCAGTTCACGCATACGCTGCAGGATATCGGTCGAAGCCTGCATCGCGCCTTCAGCGGTCTGGGCGATCGAAATACCATCGTTGGCGTTCTTTACAGCAACGGTGAGACCTTTGACTTGGCTGGTCAGACGGTTGGCGATCTGCAGGCCAGCGGCGTCGTCTTTGGCGCTGTTGATTTTCAGGCCAGAGGACAGGCGGGACATCGAGGTGCCCAGCGCGTCGGAAGCACGGTTCAGGTTCTTCTGAACGCCCAAGGAGGTGATGTTAGTGTTAACGGTCAAAGCCATGACGAATTCCTCGTTGAATGGATACAGCGGCTTCCGGCCCTGGCGACAGCCGGGTGTGGCCTAGAGAACCTTCGTAATGGTTATCGTCGGGTGCGCGGGTTGCTTGAGGGGTTTTTCGAAAAAAAAATGCTGGCATGGGGCCAGCCTCGGGAAATCAAGGGGTTAGGGGCGGATTATTGGCGTCAAAAACCGTTCAAAACCGGCTGAACACCACCCTGTGGGAACGGGTTCACCCGCGAAGAAGGCGACTCGGTGGATGGCACCGGCTTTGCCGGTGTTCGCGGGTAAACCCGCTCCTACAGGGATGGCACGCGGATCTGCGAGCATTTGTACAGGCATGAAAAAAGCGCCGGGCGGTGGCCGCCGGGCGCTTTTCTTGAGACTACGAGGGATCAGTCGCGGTACAGGATGGCCGAGCCCCACGACAGGCCCACGCCAAAGCCGCTGATCGCCACACGCTTCCAGCTGCCGTCAAGCATGTGCTTCTGCAACAGCAGCGGCACGCTGGAGGACACGGTATTGCCGGTTTCCAGCATGTCCTTGACGAACTTCTCCGGGTGCTGCTCTTCAAAGCGCCGGGCCACAGCATCGACAATCGCCGCACTGCCCTGGTGGATGCAGAAGGCGTCGATATCCGACGACTTCAGGCCGCTGGCATCCAGCAGCTCGTGCAAGTGCGCAGGCACCTTGACCAAGGCAAAGTTGAACACCTGGCGGCCATTCATGAAGAACTTGCCGTCAGTGACTTTAAGGTGCTCGGCACCCGAGCCGTCGGTGCCGAAACGCGCCTGGCCCAGGTTCCATACCGCATCTTCACCCATCCAGGTTGCCGTGGCGGCATCGCCGAACAGCATGGTGGTGTTGCGGTCTTCCGGGTCGACGATTTTCGAATACGGGTCGGCTGTGATCAGCAGGCCATTTTTCAGCCCTGCGGCTTCCATGAAGCCTTTGATCGCGTACAGGCCATACACGTAGCCAGAGCAGCCCAGCGACACGTCAAACGCCGCCACACGGGTGGACAGGCCAAGCTTGCTCTGGACGATGGCGGCGGTGTGCGGCAGGCCTTCTTCATCACCGTTCTGGGTGACCACGATCAGCGCATCGATCGACTGCGGATCAAGGTCAGGGTTGCTGGCGAACAGGGCCCGGGCGGCTTCTACGCACAGGTCGGAGGTTTCCTGCTCTTCGGCCTTGCGCGGCAGGAACGAGGCGCCGATCTTGCCGAACATGAACTCTTCGTCCTTGCCGAACTTCGCACCCTGGACGTAGTTGTCCAGGCCAGCGGTAGGCACGTAACTCGCAATGCTTTTGATGCCAATCATTCTGGCTTCCCAATGAAAACAGCCAAAGACCACCACTCGATGAATTGAGGGCGCCAAATACCGGGGCGTCACCGCCAGGGGTTGAAGGCAGAGCTCACCTGCGCACCGGTAACAAAATGCTGCAACAGCTGCTGCATAGAATACAGGGAAGATGATCGTTTTGACTCATTGGTCACATTGAAATGCTACGAAAGCCGTGGCGAGGGTGTGGAGACTGGGGAATTCGGGGAATGACCAGGCGGGCACAAATCCCTGTAGGAGCGGCCTTGTGCCGCGAAAGGGTGGCGAAGCAACCCCAGGTTTGCGCTTTAACAATGAGATCGCCGGGGCTGCTTCGCAGCCCTTTCGCGACGCAAGGCCGCTCCCACAAGGCAATACCAGCCTGATGGGGCAGCGAAGCGGATCAGATCTTGTCGAACAGGCTCAGCTGCGAAATACGCGCAAACGCCAACTGCGAGGCTTCGAGCATGGCCTGCTGCAGGGTCAGCTGAATGGTCGCCGAGGCCATGTCGGTATCGCCAATAGCACTTTGCGTGCTTTTGTTGGCCAGCCCCAGGCTTTCGTTTTCCTGCGCTTGAATGTCCAGCGAGTTACCACGCGCACCGATCGAGCCGCGGGTAATGTCGATGCGATCCCGGGCG includes the following:
- the fabH gene encoding 3-oxoacyl-[acyl-carrier-protein] synthase 3 (*Name fabH) — encoded protein: MIGIKSIASYVPTAGLDNYVQGAKFGKDEEFMFGKIGASFLPRKAEEQETSDLCVEAARALFASNPDLDPQSIDALIVVTQNGDEEGLPHTAAIVQSKLGLSTRVAAFDVSLGCSGYVYGLYAIKGFMEAAGLKNGLLITADPYSKIVDPEDRNTTMLFGDAATATWMGEDAVWNLGQARFGTDGSGAEHLKVTDGKFFMNGRQVFNFALVKVPAHLHELLDASGLKSSDIDAFCIHQGSAAIVDAVARRFEEQHPEKFVKDMLETGNTVSSSVPLLLQKHMLDGSWKRVAISGFGVGLSWGSAILYRD
- the fliD gene encoding B-type flagellar hook-associated protein 2 (*Name fliD), translating into MASSTITGLGSGLKIGEIVSALADAEKAPKQTQINKQTTTASTSLSAIGTVKSALDTFRSAIAKLNAASSFTGLASTSSDESVAKIKLGDGASSGNYALEIKQLATASKISTQVYEKTSTVVNDSGESQTLIINQGSASHSVTIAAGATLQQARDTINGQLQSKGITANIVTDAGGSRLIFSSTKMGEGTELTLGGTASMASSVTTIAKPQNAKYTLDGLELESASNTVTGAVSGVDITLVKEGKASLALSSNSDTLKTSVQSFVNAYNALMTTINAQTKVTTGADGAATGAAALTGDATMRSMVNSIRSEITRSVGSAGLRTLSQLGINTAQKTGLLEFNDTKWEASVKTYGADISNLFTGKEGLLTRMTESTEEYAKTGGILASRQTSLTNQLKQLEESQAALDRRIESLTETLTKKYNAMDTLVAQLNATSDSVMTTLNALNKSNSDD